The stretch of DNA GTGAGAAGAGCAGTGAAACACGTAACATCAAGCAAAACCTGCTCAAGAGAAAAAATACATAACAGAGAGAAACACTGCTTACATCCAGTTCCTTCTCAAGAGCGTCAAGGTCTCTCAGCCAAAGAGTGTTTGGCTCTGTGTTACGCAGGATTTCAAGATCAGCCTTCACCTTATCCTGCTGCGCAATGAGCTCCTTCACCTTCTCCATAGTCAAGGTACCAATCGACATTGCAAGAAGATACTCATAATCACTTGCTGCAGCTTCAGCAGGActctcatcattatcttcatctgcTTCTGTAGATCCTACAGCAACTGGCCCAGACGTgggttttttctttgggaaagctTTATAGCCCTTCTGCTTCAGCTCATCGAATAGGTCTGCTCTCTTCCTGTTATTGACTATGATTTCCACAGAAATAACAGCAAGAATAAACCTAACTTTGTTCTGATACTTGAGCAACTCATTCCCCATGTTTTCCAACATTACTTTCTGCGCAGCATACGTTTGTTAGATAATAATTTAGTAGTTTGCAGAGGAACAACTAAAGGAAAAGGTCAACATGTACCTTCCGTTTGACatagaattcgaacctcaaatcgaAGAACTCTTTTAGTACTGAAAAGTTGACATAATGTCAGTGCCAAAACCACAAGTAAAAGGATTTGTTGCTATAATAAGGTCCATGTTAGAGGTACTCACCATCCTCTGGGGTGTCATATTTTTTGATTTTACCATGTGAGTCAAACAAGTGCATGTTTGTTGTTCCTATTGTGGTAGTCAGCTTGAATTTCTTCTCAAGGCCTTCTTGCTTGGCTATATTCATGTTTTGCTCAGTCAGTATAAGCTCAAATTCCACATCCGCGTGATCACACTGCGACCTTATTTCCTGTAAATTGGTTGAAGTGCAAGAAAGTCAAAACATCTGAAACCCAAGAGAATGAACTATTTGCACTATTAAGTACCTCTAACAACGGTGGTTCCTTGCTCttttccttttccttgtccttgtccttgtccttgtccttcttcttttccttgttcttgtccttgctcttttccttttcctttataGGAATAGGACACATGGATTCAAGAAACTCTTTATAATCTGTAGTCCAGCGGCGGACGGGAAGCTCAGTAATTTTAAGCTTGGTGTCAGCAACTTCCTCTATAACACCAGTGATGGTATATGTCACACCGGTTGCCTTTGAACTTGTCTCTATCAAAGAGCCCTGTAAGGCGATGAACAAAAAATTTGCATCAAAATCAATTGCTGAATTAAGCAGCCAAACTTTCAGTCTAACAGAAATATTATGCTAGTAAAAGCATCGCACCGACCTTGAACCCCCTGTACCAAGGAATCATTGGTACAATAGTCTCCCCATTTAGCAACCTTTTCAGATTAGCAATAATGTCTCTTGGATTGTAGTTTGGGACATAGGTGCTCCATCCAGTGCCAATGCCTTCACTTCCATTGACCAAAACCATGGGAATGATTGGCATATACCTGAGAACATAACATGGCATATTTTAGGTACACAAAAAAAAATCCAATTGCAATCATAGTTGGCAGGATGAATGTTCAAAGAGATAATATATGTTACCAGCTGGGTTCAATTGACTGCCCATCTTCATTCAAATAGTTCAGAAGAACATCATCATCCTTCGGAAAAATTAAACGGGTGATAGGATGTAATTTGGTGAAGATATACCTAGCACTAGCAGCATCTTTGCCCCCCTGAAATGAATGTAAACAAGCATGAGAACCTACTACAGAGTCATATGGTACTTGGCTTTAACAAAGCTAACCCACCGAATTTCTGGTACCAAATTGGCCACGGGGCTCCAAAAGATTAATATTATTGCTGCCAACAAAATCCTGAGCCATTCCTATGATTGTGCTTGCTAGACTCTGCTCACCATGGTGGTATGCGGAGTGTTCTGACACATAACCAATAAACTGTGCCACCTGTAGCAAATAAAGGTAGCAAATTTAGGAATATGCATGATGATTTCAATACAAAAATTCAAAAGCTCTTTGGTGAACCTTAGATTCTTTAGTCAAATTCTTCTTGAACGAGCAAAACAAAATCTTCCTCTGTCCTGGTTTAAAGCCATCGACCATTGAAGGTATTGACCGTTCAAGGTCTGCCATCGAGAAGAGTATCAGCTCTTTGTTGATAAAATCACTGTACTTGATGCGTTTCTCACGTTGGTCAAGGCAAGTACCAGGCTGCAATAAGGTTTGTGTGTTACTATTGATACAGAATAAGGAACTTCTATCAAACTGGGAAAGGATCCAAATATTTAACCTGATAATTGGTCAGCCATTCCTTCCTCTCAGCAATCTTTTTCTTGCTGAATGCTAACTCAATAGCCTCATTATCTTTTTCGTCATTTGCCCAGACAAAATCCTTCTTGTGAAGGTCAATATGGTCAAAGTAATCCCGGCCTTCTTCAGCTGTGCTGGTTCCCAGCCCCTGTACCAGTCAGAACTCTTTTAAGAACAAATATAACTACAGACATCTTCCTTATACTGCCGTCCAGTGAAaaatcgtgtgtgtgtgtgtagtacacATGGCAGTATCATTTGGCAAAACTATAATGCAAAAACGAAATAAGGGGCAAAAGGCACACCTTGTAGTACTTTATAGTCCACGAACTTGCACTTGCTCCTAAGTCCTCTTTCCATGCTTCATAGTCTGGCATTGAGTAAAATGGCTTGACAGCCTTGCCCTTGGTTGCCTGGACAAATAAGCAAAAGCATTATTTTTAACTGGAGTTATAATACCAATTTGATTTCACGTAGAGAAATAGAAAAACTGAATGATAAATATTAGGATTAAATATGTATTAATGTGCATCTTAACACACAAAAGAGCATTTGTCAAATGACCCAAAGAATTGCCTACCTTGATAATTGGAGTGATGAACTCAACCAAGAAAGAAGGAACTTTGAGGAGAGATGGCCACTCTTTGTGAATGAAATTGATCAGCAACCCTTTGATGTGGGAACCATCATGGTCCTGAAATGTCACCAGTTTAATCAAAGCCAAGAAACAGCTTCAATTCGACTAGTTGGGATAAATTGGAGATATTGTCAGGCAAACCTGATCTGTCATGATCATGAGGTGGCCATATCTCAAGCCTTTCGTGCTATCATACTTTTTTTCATGCTGCAGACCTAATATTTTCTTTATATTTTGGATCTCTGCATTCTCCATTAATTGCTTATGGCTCGCTTCCCTCACATTTAATAATTTACCCCTGAGAGGAAACACGCCATAGTGGTCCCTTCCTACTACACCTATGCCAGCCATCTGCGAAGAAAACAGACTGAACTCTTCATTATGACTGCAAAATAGCATACTATGGCACTTAATAGCTTCTTGTTACTCACAGCTAGAGCCTTTGCTGAATCTCCTTCAGTAAGGATCAAGGTGCACTTGTCAGAGTTCTTCCCACCAGCGTCATTTGCATCCTCCAGCTTAGGGATGCCAACAATACTTGTCTTTTTGGTTCCATCAGTCTTTTTAAGTTCCTTGTTTAGTTTGAACTCGGCCCAAGAAAGAAGATTGGTAACAACACCCGAACTAGAGACTGCAATTGTAAGAAGTGAACATTAGCATTAGGTGGTGCAGCCACAATAGACAAATCAAGGATAGCAAAGTTAACTCATCACATACCCTTCTTAAGGAATTCATCAGAGAGCTCACAAGTGGACCCAAAGCTTCCTTGACGAGTCGTCAAGGTCTCTTTGGTCTGTGAGTCAAATGCAGGGTTGTCAATGAGCGCATTAACAAATACCCATAGGTAGCCCTTCACTGTATGCAACTTCATGTTAGCCTGCTTGTTCTTCTTGTTCACAACCCCCATCACATGGCTAGCAACTTGGTTTGCAACATAGTCAACATGAGTTCCACCTCTTATGGTGGCAATTCCATTTACAAAACTGACCTGCAATCCAAGCAAAATGTCTGAGGTATAAGTATAACAACACACTACAGGGGAGCTTCACAGGAAACTACGCAACACTTACCTGCTGGAACTGGCCTTCACTTAGACTCACACACACCTCCCAACGATCATTTATTTTTTGGTAAATTCTGAAAAGGAAGGCAAATTTGAATATCAGAAATAGTGCTTCAGAGCTTTTCCTGGAGACGATCAAACTGGTAAGAAAAAACAATGTAAAACCTTGGTAGATCGATTCCTTCTTTGGAAGCAGAGTTAATATACAGTTGCACGTAATCAGAGAAGCTTTTTACTGCCACCTTCTCGCCATTCAACTCAACCTTCACTGTTTTGCCAAGGGTGCCTGCCATATCAACTACTCGCTTCCTCATGAGCGCCACAACATCAGCTTCAAGCTCGGTCATGTTGAACTTTGCAAGGTCAGGCTTGAAGGTAACCCTGGTCCAGTTCTCTGACTGCTTGCACTTTTTAATCTCAGGCTCCGACTTCTTCCCCATGTTCTCGGAGAAAACCTGCACAGGCATTCAAGGAGGGATGTCACAATGTACCATGTGCTTGGTGATCTGGGTAGCTGGGTAGCTGTGCCTAAATAACGTACAGGAGATATTAGTTAATATACTCCTACTGCAACCCTGGTGTGAGTTTAAATTAGCTATGTGTCTTTGTGTTAGTTTTAAACTAGATGTGCATATTCATGGTAAACCACActgagtaataatgctaaaaagtaCCAAAGGAAACAAGATTCGGACAAGTGTATAATAATTAAGAAACCCTTATGTAGCCAGGTTCTACAGACGATAAATTTTGAACTGACCCTGCAAAATTTTCATCAGAAACCACAATTAAACAACACACATGCTCCAATCTACTACCAAAATCTCATTCATGGTAAAAAAAACTACGGTCTCGCACTCCAATATAACCAGATTCCCAACTCTAATGTGGTCACAACCAACCGTGCCTCATTACAGCCACATGGCACATCGATTCACCAGAATGTCTGCAGTTCTAACTAACCCGGTCCCAAACACCGACCCAAAAACCAGAATAGCAACCGTAAAACGCTCGTGAGATCCGTGATTGTCTTACCTGCCTGTACCGCTTCAGCCGGTGCCCATCAGCGGTCTCGATGACGAACTCCGTGGAGAAGATGTTGGCGAGCTTGGCACCGTAGCCGTTCCTCCCGCCAGTGGTCTTCCGCTCGTTGTCGTCGTAGTTGCTGCTTGTGAGGAGATGGCCGAAGATGAGCTCCGGCACGTACACGCCCTCCTCCTGGTGGATCTCGACGGGCACGCCGTCTCCGTTGTTGTAGATGGAGATGCAGCACCCCTCGACGTCGATGTCGACCTTGAGGGAGTCCATGGAGGGGTCGCGCTGTTTGTTGTCGGCGGCGTTGACGAGGATCTCGTCGAAGATCTTGTAGAGGCCGGGGACGTAGGAGACGGGCCGGTTCACCATGGCGCCGTCCTCGTAGACCCAGAGCGTCTGCGTGTGGTTCTGGACGGAGCCGACGTAGGTGTCCGGGCGCAGCAGGATGTGCTCCAGCTGGGTCTTCTTCTGGTACATCTCCTCGATGGTCTTCCCGGCGGCGTCCCCCGCGGCGGAGTTGTGCGAGGAGCTGGACTTCAGCGGCGGCTTCTTCGCGGCGGGCGCCATGGCGGCACACAGAGGTTGTGTGCGCGCTAGGGTTTTGGTGGTGGGGCGGAATGCGGGGCGGGGGTTGGGATTGGGGATCTGGGGGACGGGGAGGGGAATGGGGTGGGGTTTAAAGTGGACTGGGAGGGGGCTGCGGGGCGATTCGAAATTTGAATTTCGGGAGCGGGCGACGCTGGCTGCGCGTGTGCGTCCGGTCGGATGGGGGATTCTGGAGACGGCGACGGGAGTGGAACGCGCGGGCCAGCGCGTCAACGGAAACAGACTCGAGCCGTTCCCTTCCTTTTGACGGTTTCACACGCGAGAAGAGAGGGCTGTCTCAAAGAAAAAAGTGAGAAGAGGGTGCGTCCAATCCCACCGTCCGCCGCCGGCAAGGCCGCGGACTCCTTCATCCTCCGTCCGCCGCTTCAGCGACGTGAGGCTGAAGGAGTCCCGAATTTCCATATCAGGCGCTTAGATAGGTCTAGAATAATTTGGCATGTCGGCATCCATTACGGCGGTGCTAAGACGCTCGCGGATTGGTGAGTCTACTATGTTGGACGGTGTTGTTTTTGGCGGTGACATTAGCAGCGCATCCAAAAAAAATGGTTGGGTTTTCATCCTGTCTAGATAACATCCATGGTGGCGTTCCCTCGGGTGACGGTTTGGGTTCACTCCGACGTTTCAGGAGCGACCAGGGTTTCTCGGTCTACCAGCGATCCCGCCGATGAACCAAATCAATCTTCGTGACCGGATCGGTGTGCGATCTGTTCCGGTCCTGATCCCGGCCACCGTCGCAGTCTTCGGCGTGCTCCCTAGGGCGCGCTGCCGGAGTACACATAAAACCCTAGGAGGTGGAGGGGCACGTGAGGTTGAGGAGGTCCATGGAAGGAGTTGCGGGGATGATGAAGGGACTCAAGCTCtcggaggaggagaggaaggggtGAAGATCTGGATCCCGGAGCGGGAGAAGGGTAAGAGGATGGAGGTGCACGCGGTGGGCAAGGTCCTGTCGGACAAACTGGTGCATCAGGATGCGATCTCACTTTCGTTGGGGCGGGTGTGGTGCCCGATCAAGGGGGTGGACTGTAAGGAGGTGGGCAAAAATTTGTTCTTGAATCTGTTCTTGTTCACCTTCAATCAAGATTCAGGGAAGAGGAATGCACTTGAGGATGGGCAATGGATGTTTGATAgacctggtggtggtggaggaTTATGTGCCAAGTAGGAGAATGTAGGACTATGCGTTCAACAACATCCCGGTCTGGGTGCGCGTATTCGGTCTCCCTCTAGGTATGATGAATGAGGACTCGGCGGAGGCGATCGGTAATACCATTGGGAGCTTTATGGAGGCAGACACAGGTAGAGATGGGAAGGCTGTGG from Triticum dicoccoides isolate Atlit2015 ecotype Zavitan chromosome 6A, WEW_v2.0, whole genome shotgun sequence encodes:
- the LOC119317535 gene encoding DNA topoisomerase 2-like, with protein sequence MAPAAKKPPLKSSSSHNSAAGDAAGKTIEEMYQKKTQLEHILLRPDTYVGSVQNHTQTLWVYEDGAMVNRPVSYVPGLYKIFDEILVNAADNKQRDPSMDSLKVDIDVEGCCISIYNNGDGVPVEIHQEEGVYVPELIFGHLLTSSNYDDNERKTTGGRNGYGAKLANIFSTEFVIETADGHRLKRYRQVFSENMGKKSEPEIKKCKQSENWTRVTFKPDLAKFNMTELEADVVALMRKRVVDMAGTLGKTVKVELNGEKVAVKSFSDYVQLYINSASKEGIDLPRIYQKINDRWEVCVSLSEGQFQQVSFVNGIATIRGGTHVDYVANQVASHVMGVVNKKNKQANMKLHTVKGYLWVFVNALIDNPAFDSQTKETLTTRQGSFGSTCELSDEFLKKVSSSGVVTNLLSWAEFKLNKELKKTDGTKKTSIVGIPKLEDANDAGGKNSDKCTLILTEGDSAKALAMAGIGVVGRDHYGVFPLRGKLLNVREASHKQLMENAEIQNIKKILGLQHEKKYDSTKGLRYGHLMIMTDQDHDGSHIKGLLINFIHKEWPSLLKVPSFLVEFITPIIKATKGKAVKPFYSMPDYEAWKEDLGASASSWTIKYYKGLGTSTAEEGRDYFDHIDLHKKDFVWANDEKDNEAIELAFSKKKIAERKEWLTNYQPGTCLDQREKRIKYSDFINKELILFSMADLERSIPSMVDGFKPGQRKILFCSFKKNLTKESKVAQFIGYVSEHSAYHHGEQSLASTIIGMAQDFVGSNNINLLEPRGQFGTRNSGGKDAASARYIFTKLHPITRLIFPKDDDVLLNYLNEDGQSIEPSWYMPIIPMVLVNGSEGIGTGWSTYVPNYNPRDIIANLKRLLNGETIVPMIPWYRGFKGSLIETSSKATGVTYTITGVIEEVADTKLKITELPVRRWTTDYKEFLESMCPIPIKEKEKSKDKNKEKKKDKDKDKDKEKEKSKEPPLLEEIRSQCDHADVEFELILTEQNMNIAKQEGLEKKFKLTTTIGTTNMHLFDSHGKIKKYDTPEDVLKEFFDLRFEFYVKRKKVMLENMGNELLKYQNKVRFILAVISVEIIVNNRKRADLFDELKQKGYKAFPKKKPTSGPVAVGSTEADEDNDESPAEAAASDYEYLLAMSIGTLTMEKVKELIAQQDKVKADLEILRNTEPNTLWLRDLDALEKELDVLDAKLEAEQNDRSRKRAKNSEKAKDSRPAPKKQPKKATAKSQKAGSDDDVDYKGDIPKPAAQKKKPPPKKASAPVKDEVKDEEDEVAELKDRLAAYNIDSDNSPEPSAMETEEQQKGKKGRNGPSKRGAAKKAMSSLAEISDEDIAEPDRESDDGGSSMEVEKKTKGRKPAAEKPKTTIRKRAPAQTKGMRQKVMEEIFKPTDDSTLSAPSPEKKVRRIRDSPFNKKSGSVLHRMASASTGTEDGEAPPSGSSAEPVAPRRTTRERKAAVVYVASESEDDETEDEDVSEPSDDDFSEDD